The following are encoded in a window of Castanea sativa cultivar Marrone di Chiusa Pesio chromosome 5, ASM4071231v1 genomic DNA:
- the LOC142636237 gene encoding putative F-box protein At1g49610, producing MEEAESSASIHCFYNRYYPTNNSEEEEEDEDRRTKSRKHAPILEKGEDRISTLPDSILLSILSFLPTRQAIRTGVLSKRWAYLWTSVPSLSFELENPHLSGYYHKHVAMDDFAREVDPMDDFARKVDPMDDFISAVDHTLLLHTAPKLTNFSVRFEYSPWRKADHLDRWVRFATTGKVSQLSLHLCERHISDIGLGRYELPQHLYANEFVSEFNFSYCKIFPNGLLHWSSLKHLCIGQSALCEDVIREVLMGSPRLESLELHDCWEFKRLDIVSESLRKLVIDSYAIYMLEGNVRELELEIVAPKIHSLEILGNFEMIKCRIKDVSALVEAKLDFDMRKSRNCYYEDDYRAYYYKEYYEEEEGYKEYQDIVRDILDSVHHVKKLTVGNWCLMIVSIMSVKHLPSPLPKCQCLTIVTSMEKWSLPGIGILLQSSPYVETLNIDFPLSFVWTPLAFLVSRYDEVDHWKSKEIYFKFLLRCLKFIKIKLFHFEGIHTKKFTFLVQFLLTDAKVLEKMVITNFLSVQNPTPNMLLKSLQGALMLLSFPRSSPHAVVMLPYRGGKIEHDLRT from the exons ATGGAGGAGGCAGAAAGCTCTGCTTCTATCCACTGCTTCTATAACCGATACTATCCCACCAATaattctgaagaagaagaagaagatgaagatcgTCGAACCAAAAGCCGCAAACACGCACCAATCTTAGAAAAAGGTGAAGATCGAATCAGCACCTTACCTGACTCCATCCTCCTCAGCATCCTCTCCTTCTTGCCCACCCGACAAGCTATCAGAACAGGCGTTTTATCCAAAAGATGGGCCTATCTTTGGACCTCCGTTCCCTCTCTCAGTTTCGAACTCGAAAACCCTCACCTCAGTGGATATTACCACAAACACGTCGCCATGGACGATTTCGCCAGAGAAGTAGATCCCATGGACGATTTCGCCAGAAAAGTAGATCCCATGGACGATTTCATCAGTGCCGTAGATCACACCCTGCTCTTACACACGGCTCCTAAACTCACAAACTTCTCAGTTCGATTCGAGTACTCGCCATGGCGAAAGGCTGATCACCTCGATCGTTGGGTTCGTTTCGCCACAACTGGCAAAGTAAGCCAACTTAGTCTACATTTATGTGAAAGACATATTAGTGATATCGGTCTTGGCAGATACGAATTGCCTCAGCATCTCTACGCCAATGAGTTTGTTTCTGAATTCAATTTTAGTTACTGCAAAATTTTCCCTAATGGGTTACTACATTGGAGTTCACTCAAGCACTTGTGTATTGGGCAATCGGCCTTGTGCGAAGATGTGATAAGGGAAGTGTTAATGGGTAGTCCTAGACTTGAATCCTTGGAATTGCATGATTGTTGGGAGTTTAAGCGGTTGGATATAGTGTCCGAGAGTTTGAGAAAGTTGGTGATAGATAGCTATGCGATATATATGTTGGAAGGTAATGTCCGTGAGTTGGAATTGGAAATTGTGGCTCCAAAGATCCATTCTTTGGAAATTCTgggtaattttgaaatgattaaGTGTCGGATAAAGGATGTGTCGGCATTAGTTGAGGCTAAACTCGATTTCGACATGCGGAAGAGTCGTAATTGTTATTATGAGGATGATTACCGCGCCTACTATTATAAGGAGTATTATGAGGAGGAGGAAGGTTATAAGGAGTACCAAGACATTGTGAGAGACATTCTTGACAGTGTGCATCATGTCAAGAAACTCACTGTCGGCAATTGGTGTCTCATG ATTGTATCTATAATGTCGGTGAAACATCTGCCTTCTCCATTGCCAAAGTGCCAATGTTTAACAATTGTAACAAGCATGGAAAAATGGAGCCTTCCTGGCATTGGAATCCTACTTCAAAGTTCGCCTTACGTGGAGACATTGAATATTGACTTCCCACTCTCCTTCGTTTGGACACCGTTAGCG TTTCTAGTTAGTAGATATGATGAAGTGGACCATTGGAAATCAAAGGAGAtctatttcaagtttttgttacGATGCCTCAAGTTTATCAAGATCAAGCTTTTTCATTTTGAAGGAATCCACACAAAGAAATTCACTTTCTTGGTACAATTTCTACTTACGGATGCAAAGGTGTTGGAGAAGATGGTTATCACTAACTTTTTGTCTGTGCAAAATCCAACGCCTAATATGCTACTGAAATCTCTACAAGGGGCTCTAATGTTGTTAAGCTTCCCTAGATCTTCTCCTCATGCAGTGGTTATGTTACCatataggggtggcaaaattgaaCAC